The following proteins come from a genomic window of Pirellula staleyi DSM 6068:
- a CDS encoding VCBS repeat-containing protein: MRRTWFWSLLGAAVVAGLASSAFAEGVPGSKVKFVRTQIDGKFRSEGVCVGDFNKDGKADISTGFAWYEAPDWKEHSFTEAAVPEFNPKGYSNSFCCFTEDVNADGWPDVLVVDFPGTPTWWFENPKESSKPWTKHKAIPVTNNESPNYLDVDGDGKRELVCAFAPTTETSDGPDRQMGFAKPDPTDAKKPWLLTAVSTKQAPQTTKYSHGLGVGDINKDGKNDILCADGWWEAPAKATAGEPWKFNPVNFGGKAAQMYAYDFDGDGDNDVLTSSPHAFGIWWHEQLTDGKWKTHELDRSFSQIHGVCLADINGDGLADFVAGKRWWAHAAGDPGVDEPAVFYWFELSRENGRPVWTPHQFDHDSGPGTQFEVADVNGDGLLDVVSSSKKGIHVFKQVRE, translated from the coding sequence ATGCGTCGCACTTGGTTTTGGTCGCTGCTCGGTGCAGCTGTCGTAGCAGGACTCGCTTCCTCCGCTTTTGCCGAAGGTGTACCCGGCAGCAAAGTGAAGTTTGTTCGCACGCAAATCGACGGAAAATTCCGGAGCGAAGGGGTTTGCGTCGGCGACTTCAACAAAGATGGCAAGGCCGATATCAGCACCGGATTTGCCTGGTACGAAGCACCCGATTGGAAAGAGCACTCGTTCACCGAAGCAGCTGTTCCCGAGTTCAATCCCAAAGGCTACAGCAACTCGTTCTGCTGTTTCACCGAAGATGTGAACGCCGACGGCTGGCCCGATGTGCTGGTAGTCGATTTCCCCGGCACACCCACCTGGTGGTTCGAAAATCCGAAGGAATCGTCGAAGCCTTGGACCAAGCACAAGGCGATCCCAGTGACGAACAACGAGAGCCCAAACTATCTCGACGTCGATGGCGATGGCAAGCGTGAACTCGTTTGTGCGTTTGCACCAACGACCGAAACTTCCGACGGCCCCGATCGTCAAATGGGGTTTGCCAAGCCCGATCCCACCGATGCTAAAAAGCCTTGGTTGCTGACAGCAGTCTCGACGAAGCAAGCACCGCAGACCACCAAGTATTCGCACGGTCTAGGGGTGGGGGACATCAACAAAGATGGCAAGAACGACATCCTGTGCGCTGATGGTTGGTGGGAAGCTCCTGCCAAGGCCACTGCCGGTGAACCTTGGAAGTTCAACCCAGTGAACTTTGGTGGTAAAGCGGCCCAGATGTATGCCTACGACTTCGATGGGGATGGGGATAACGATGTCCTCACCAGCAGTCCGCACGCCTTTGGCATTTGGTGGCACGAACAGCTGACCGACGGCAAGTGGAAAACCCACGAGCTCGATCGCAGCTTCTCGCAGATTCACGGGGTGTGCCTCGCCGATATCAATGGCGATGGTCTGGCCGATTTCGTCGCTGGCAAACGCTGGTGGGCTCACGCCGCTGGTGATCCCGGCGTCGATGAACCAGCAGTCTTCTACTGGTTCGAGCTGTCGCGCGAGAATGGTCGTCCGGTTTGGACGCCGCATCAATTCGACCACGACAGCGGACCCGGCACCCAGTTCGAAGTGGCCGACGTAAATGGCGATGGCTTGCTCGATGTCGTTTCGTCGAGCAAGAAGGGGATTCACGTCTTCAAGCAGGTCCGCGAGTAG
- a CDS encoding CBS domain-containing protein has protein sequence MILSDLITYNPISCREETTLAEVHEKLQQLGVRHLPVVSSERKLVGVISKIDVLRALESQVLVASSPLFSAADNADSERRAIAACQVMTARVLTCSTSEEVAIALARLVENQIHSLPVVDEGKLVGMITSSDFLRELACGGFPTSHDTCGQLLENAGESVETDASLEETLLAMHTSSSPYVVIVRGDFPVGVVSRRALVELHVSEQLAASTLELSPEREAITTLAQLARKSPTARPSQTQAEVAQLLIDHQLEALAVVNQAHRVLGIVTVDGLLQAILHSLARSRR, from the coding sequence ATGATTCTGTCCGATCTCATCACGTACAACCCGATCAGTTGCCGCGAAGAGACCACCCTGGCCGAAGTGCATGAAAAGCTGCAGCAACTCGGCGTTCGCCATTTGCCGGTGGTCAGCAGCGAGCGAAAACTGGTCGGCGTGATCTCGAAAATTGATGTGCTGCGGGCTCTCGAATCGCAAGTGCTGGTGGCAAGCAGCCCGCTCTTCAGCGCTGCGGATAACGCAGACAGCGAGCGCCGCGCGATTGCAGCCTGCCAGGTGATGACAGCGCGGGTGCTCACTTGCAGCACGTCGGAAGAAGTGGCGATTGCCCTGGCTCGACTCGTCGAGAACCAGATTCATTCGCTTCCGGTTGTCGACGAGGGAAAACTGGTCGGCATGATCACCAGCAGCGATTTCCTACGAGAGCTGGCTTGCGGCGGTTTTCCGACGAGCCACGACACGTGTGGTCAGTTGCTCGAAAATGCCGGGGAATCGGTAGAAACCGATGCTTCGCTCGAAGAGACACTGCTCGCCATGCACACCAGCAGCAGCCCGTATGTGGTGATCGTGCGTGGCGATTTTCCGGTGGGAGTGGTATCGCGCAGAGCTTTGGTCGAACTGCATGTCAGCGAGCAGCTGGCTGCATCGACGCTCGAACTATCACCCGAGCGTGAAGCCATCACCACCCTCGCGCAGCTGGCTCGGAAGAGTCCGACCGCTCGGCCGAGCCAAACCCAAGCGGAAGTGGCTCAGCTGCTAATCGATCATCAGCTCGAGGCGCTCGCGGTGGTGAATCAAGCCCACCGCGTACTCGGCATTGTGACGGTCGATGGCCTGCTACAAGCGATTTTGCATTCGCTCGCCCGTAGCCGGCGCTAA
- a CDS encoding SRPBCC family protein — protein MSKEYVLERVQRIPRPLDEVFEFFADAGNLEAITPPWLNFKILSKLPIEMREGALIEYKLRLFGVPIFWRTLIEKWSPTDSFVDRQLVGPYKLWHHTHTFVADGNETVMTDRVRYQIPFGPIGTLAHVVMVQGLLKRIFDYRYETIEKLLCQGTDPKSTAAKSVSPSPVATAR, from the coding sequence ATGTCGAAAGAATATGTTCTCGAGCGCGTGCAGCGCATCCCCCGGCCCCTCGACGAAGTCTTTGAATTCTTCGCCGACGCCGGGAATCTCGAAGCCATCACCCCTCCGTGGCTGAATTTCAAAATCCTCTCGAAACTTCCGATCGAGATGCGCGAGGGGGCACTCATCGAGTACAAACTGCGGTTGTTCGGGGTCCCGATCTTCTGGCGCACTCTGATCGAGAAATGGTCCCCCACCGATAGCTTCGTCGATCGGCAACTCGTCGGCCCGTACAAGTTGTGGCACCATACGCACACCTTCGTGGCCGACGGCAACGAAACGGTGATGACCGACCGTGTCCGTTATCAAATCCCCTTCGGACCAATCGGCACACTGGCTCACGTGGTGATGGTGCAGGGTCTCCTGAAACGGATCTTCGATTACCGCTACGAAACGATCGAGAAACTCCTCTGCCAAGGGACTGACCCAAAATCGACCGCCGCGAAATCGGTTTCGCCAAGTCCGGTGGCTACTGCCCGCTGA
- a CDS encoding TIGR01777 family oxidoreductase, translated as MRALVTGGTGFVGKRLISKLDNPVVLSRDPAKAEKALSAYKVKAYAWEPTSGHPPAEAFEGIDVVFHLAGDSVADGRWTKAKKERMRESRVQGTRHLVQVMEQISPRPRVLISASAVGIYGDRPSEILTETSPPASDYLAEICESWEREAQAAENFGVRVVNPRIGIVLGEKGGALGKMLLPFQLGVGSPLGSGKQMMPWIHIDDLVGLMLYAASHENVRGPVNATAPKPVSNTEFTHTLGKALGRPTFFPAVPGFVLNIALGEFARVLLASQNVVPTAIQAAGYQFQWPELLPALNNIVGKKP; from the coding sequence ATGCGTGCTCTTGTTACCGGTGGCACCGGCTTTGTCGGCAAACGCTTGATCAGCAAGCTCGATAACCCGGTAGTGTTGTCGCGCGATCCCGCGAAAGCCGAAAAGGCACTTTCCGCCTACAAAGTGAAGGCCTACGCCTGGGAACCGACATCGGGACATCCCCCCGCTGAAGCGTTTGAAGGGATTGACGTGGTGTTTCATCTGGCGGGTGATTCGGTGGCCGATGGCCGCTGGACGAAGGCCAAAAAAGAGCGGATGCGCGAGAGTCGCGTGCAGGGGACACGCCATTTAGTCCAAGTAATGGAACAAATTTCCCCCCGCCCACGCGTGCTAATTAGCGCGTCGGCTGTCGGAATCTACGGCGACCGCCCGAGCGAAATCCTCACCGAAACCTCTCCTCCCGCCAGCGACTACCTGGCTGAAATCTGCGAAAGCTGGGAGCGCGAAGCCCAGGCTGCTGAAAATTTTGGGGTCCGCGTGGTGAATCCCCGGATCGGCATCGTGCTCGGAGAAAAAGGGGGCGCTCTCGGGAAAATGCTCCTCCCGTTTCAATTGGGGGTCGGAAGTCCGCTCGGGAGCGGAAAACAGATGATGCCCTGGATTCACATCGACGACCTCGTCGGGCTGATGCTCTACGCCGCCAGCCACGAAAACGTGCGGGGACCTGTGAACGCCACCGCTCCCAAGCCGGTTAGCAATACAGAGTTCACCCACACGCTCGGCAAGGCACTCGGCCGACCGACCTTTTTTCCAGCGGTTCCTGGATTTGTCCTGAACATCGCCCTGGGGGAGTTTGCCCGCGTGCTGCTGGCGTCGCAAAACGTCGTTCCCACCGCCATCCAAGCGGCCGGCTATCAGTTTCAGTGGCCCGAACTCTTGCCAGCCCTCAACAATATTGTCGGAAAGAAACCGTAG